One region of Maylandia zebra isolate NMK-2024a linkage group LG10, Mzebra_GT3a, whole genome shotgun sequence genomic DNA includes:
- the LOC101473320 gene encoding septin-5 isoform X3, which yields MQYPYAMRDLPLMSHSGEQHQRPGHYGAEGIGSPINGRHLSLPGTPSLVRTIPFHPRGSPAVPPRHNHMGLDPEFQQLPLRRQIVSQVSLDSPLSPSMRPRSPWGRFDPYDSPEDQDKEYVGFATLPNQVHRKTVKKGFTFTLIVAGESGLGKSTLINSLFLTDLYKDRKVLNAEERISRTVAIIKHTVGIEEKGVKLRLTIIDTPGFGDAVNNTESWRHIDDYIDQQFEQYFRDESGLNRRNIQDNRVHCCLYFISPFGHGLRPLDVDCMRALHEKVNIIPVLAKADSLTPAEVCRKKMKIREEIKQFGINIYQFPECDSDEDEDFKTQEQILKNSIPFAVIGSNVQVESKGRKFRGRVYPWGVVEVENPAHSDFLLLRNMLVRTHMQDLKDVTREIHYENYRAQCIQNMTRMVVLERKRSLREKYRDGSEADFPLPLAVADTEKERLIYEKDEELRKMQEVLERIQEQMQHSHRSGC from the exons ATGCAGTATCCTTATGCCATGAGGGATTTGCCTCTCATGTCTCACTCTGGTGAACAGCACCAGAGACCAGGCCACTATGGAGCAGAAGGCATTGGGAGCCCCATCAACGGGAGACACCTCAGCCTTCCTGGGACTCCCTCTCTGGTCCGCACCATCCCCTTCCACCCCAGGGGCTCTCCAGCAGTCCCTCCCAGGCATAATCACATGGGACTAGATCCAGAATTTCAGCAGCTACCGCTGAGGAGGCAGATTGTTTCTCAGGTGTCTTTGGACTCGCCGCTCAGCCCTTCCATGCGCCCACGTAGCCCCTGGGGACGCTTTGACCCCTACGACTCTCCTGag GATCAGGACAAGGAGTACGTAGGTTTTGCCACATTACCAAACCAGGTCCACAGAAAAACTGTGAAGAAAGGCttcacattcacactcataGTCGCAG GGGAGTCCGGTCTCGGTAAATCCACACTAATCAACAGTTTGTTCCTCACGGATCTTTACAAGGACAGAAAAGTTCTCAATGCTGAAG AGCGGATCAGTCGAACAGTCGCCATCATCAAACACACCGTTGGCATTGAGGAGAAAGGAGTCAAACTGAGGCTCACCATCATAGACACGCCAGGGTTCGGAGATGCCGTCAACAACACAGAAAG CTGGAGGCACATAGACGACTACATCGACCAGCAGTTTGAACAGTACTTCAGAGACGAGAGCGGGCTGAACAGAAGAAACATTCAGGACAACAGAGTCCACTGCTGCCTCTACTTCATCTCACCGTTCGGACATGG CCTTCGACCTCTGGATGTGGACTGTATGAGGGCGCTTCATGAAAAAGTCAACATAATTCCTGTGTTGGCCAAAGCTGACAGCCTGACACCAGCAGAGGTCTGCAGAAAGAAGATGAAG ATCAGGGAGGAGATCAAGCAGTTTGGGATAAACATCTACCAGTTTCCTGAATGTGATTCAGATGAGGACGAAGACTTCAAGACACAGGAACAGATACTTAAG AACAGCATCCCATTTGCTGTGATTGGGAGTAACGTACAGGTGGAGAGTAAAGGTCGAAAGTTCAGGGGTCGCGTCTATCCCTGGGGCGTGGTAGAAG TGGAGAACCCGGCTCACTCCGACTTCCTGCTGCTGAGGAACATGCTGGTGAGGACGCACATGCAGGATCTGAAGGACGTGACGCGGGAAATTCACTATGAGAACTACAGAGCTCAGTGCATCCAGAACATGACACGCATGGTGGTGCTGGAGAGGAAACgcag TTTGCGTGAGAAATATCGGGACGGTAGTGAGGCAGACTTTCCTCTGCCTCTGGCCGTCGCTGACACTGAGAAGGAAAGACTGATCTATGAAAAGGATGAAGag ctgAGAAAGATGCAGGAGGTGCTGGAGCGGATTCAGGAGCAGATGCAGCACAGTCATAGAAGTGGCTGCTGA
- the LOC101473320 gene encoding septin-5 isoform X2, whose translation MEHMSSPVRFRSNKKASTFSGKEHQRPGHYGAEGIGSPINGRHLSLPGTPSLVRTIPFHPRGSPAVPPRHNHMGLDPEFQQLPLRRQIVSQVSLDSPLSPSMRPRSPWGRFDPYDSPEDQDKEYVGFATLPNQVHRKTVKKGFTFTLIVAGESGLGKSTLINSLFLTDLYKDRKVLNAEERISRTVAIIKHTVGIEEKGVKLRLTIIDTPGFGDAVNNTESWRHIDDYIDQQFEQYFRDESGLNRRNIQDNRVHCCLYFISPFGHGLRPLDVDCMRALHEKVNIIPVLAKADSLTPAEVCRKKMKIREEIKQFGINIYQFPECDSDEDEDFKTQEQILKNSIPFAVIGSNVQVESKGRKFRGRVYPWGVVEVENPAHSDFLLLRNMLVRTHMQDLKDVTREIHYENYRAQCIQNMTRMVVLERKRSLREKYRDGSEADFPLPLAVADTEKERLIYEKDEELRKMQEVLERIQEQMQHSHRSGC comes from the exons ATGGAGCACATGTCCTCTCCCGTCAGATTTCGCAGCAATAAAAAAG CTTCAACTTTCTCGGGCAAGGAG CACCAGAGACCAGGCCACTATGGAGCAGAAGGCATTGGGAGCCCCATCAACGGGAGACACCTCAGCCTTCCTGGGACTCCCTCTCTGGTCCGCACCATCCCCTTCCACCCCAGGGGCTCTCCAGCAGTCCCTCCCAGGCATAATCACATGGGACTAGATCCAGAATTTCAGCAGCTACCGCTGAGGAGGCAGATTGTTTCTCAGGTGTCTTTGGACTCGCCGCTCAGCCCTTCCATGCGCCCACGTAGCCCCTGGGGACGCTTTGACCCCTACGACTCTCCTGag GATCAGGACAAGGAGTACGTAGGTTTTGCCACATTACCAAACCAGGTCCACAGAAAAACTGTGAAGAAAGGCttcacattcacactcataGTCGCAG GGGAGTCCGGTCTCGGTAAATCCACACTAATCAACAGTTTGTTCCTCACGGATCTTTACAAGGACAGAAAAGTTCTCAATGCTGAAG AGCGGATCAGTCGAACAGTCGCCATCATCAAACACACCGTTGGCATTGAGGAGAAAGGAGTCAAACTGAGGCTCACCATCATAGACACGCCAGGGTTCGGAGATGCCGTCAACAACACAGAAAG CTGGAGGCACATAGACGACTACATCGACCAGCAGTTTGAACAGTACTTCAGAGACGAGAGCGGGCTGAACAGAAGAAACATTCAGGACAACAGAGTCCACTGCTGCCTCTACTTCATCTCACCGTTCGGACATGG CCTTCGACCTCTGGATGTGGACTGTATGAGGGCGCTTCATGAAAAAGTCAACATAATTCCTGTGTTGGCCAAAGCTGACAGCCTGACACCAGCAGAGGTCTGCAGAAAGAAGATGAAG ATCAGGGAGGAGATCAAGCAGTTTGGGATAAACATCTACCAGTTTCCTGAATGTGATTCAGATGAGGACGAAGACTTCAAGACACAGGAACAGATACTTAAG AACAGCATCCCATTTGCTGTGATTGGGAGTAACGTACAGGTGGAGAGTAAAGGTCGAAAGTTCAGGGGTCGCGTCTATCCCTGGGGCGTGGTAGAAG TGGAGAACCCGGCTCACTCCGACTTCCTGCTGCTGAGGAACATGCTGGTGAGGACGCACATGCAGGATCTGAAGGACGTGACGCGGGAAATTCACTATGAGAACTACAGAGCTCAGTGCATCCAGAACATGACACGCATGGTGGTGCTGGAGAGGAAACgcag TTTGCGTGAGAAATATCGGGACGGTAGTGAGGCAGACTTTCCTCTGCCTCTGGCCGTCGCTGACACTGAGAAGGAAAGACTGATCTATGAAAAGGATGAAGag ctgAGAAAGATGCAGGAGGTGCTGGAGCGGATTCAGGAGCAGATGCAGCACAGTCATAGAAGTGGCTGCTGA
- the LOC101473320 gene encoding septin-5 isoform X1 has translation MEHMSSPVRFRSNKKASTFSGKELSSLSIRDQEDMQYPYAMRDLPLMSHSGEQHQRPGHYGAEGIGSPINGRHLSLPGTPSLVRTIPFHPRGSPAVPPRHNHMGLDPEFQQLPLRRQIVSQVSLDSPLSPSMRPRSPWGRFDPYDSPEDQDKEYVGFATLPNQVHRKTVKKGFTFTLIVAGESGLGKSTLINSLFLTDLYKDRKVLNAEERISRTVAIIKHTVGIEEKGVKLRLTIIDTPGFGDAVNNTESWRHIDDYIDQQFEQYFRDESGLNRRNIQDNRVHCCLYFISPFGHGLRPLDVDCMRALHEKVNIIPVLAKADSLTPAEVCRKKMKIREEIKQFGINIYQFPECDSDEDEDFKTQEQILKNSIPFAVIGSNVQVESKGRKFRGRVYPWGVVEVENPAHSDFLLLRNMLVRTHMQDLKDVTREIHYENYRAQCIQNMTRMVVLERKRSLREKYRDGSEADFPLPLAVADTEKERLIYEKDEELRKMQEVLERIQEQMQHSHRSGC, from the exons ATGGAGCACATGTCCTCTCCCGTCAGATTTCGCAGCAATAAAAAAG CTTCAACTTTCTCGGGCAAGGAG TTGTCCAGTCTGTCCATAAGGGACCAGGAGGACATGCAGTATCCTTATGCCATGAGGGATTTGCCTCTCATGTCTCACTCTGGTGAACAGCACCAGAGACCAGGCCACTATGGAGCAGAAGGCATTGGGAGCCCCATCAACGGGAGACACCTCAGCCTTCCTGGGACTCCCTCTCTGGTCCGCACCATCCCCTTCCACCCCAGGGGCTCTCCAGCAGTCCCTCCCAGGCATAATCACATGGGACTAGATCCAGAATTTCAGCAGCTACCGCTGAGGAGGCAGATTGTTTCTCAGGTGTCTTTGGACTCGCCGCTCAGCCCTTCCATGCGCCCACGTAGCCCCTGGGGACGCTTTGACCCCTACGACTCTCCTGag GATCAGGACAAGGAGTACGTAGGTTTTGCCACATTACCAAACCAGGTCCACAGAAAAACTGTGAAGAAAGGCttcacattcacactcataGTCGCAG GGGAGTCCGGTCTCGGTAAATCCACACTAATCAACAGTTTGTTCCTCACGGATCTTTACAAGGACAGAAAAGTTCTCAATGCTGAAG AGCGGATCAGTCGAACAGTCGCCATCATCAAACACACCGTTGGCATTGAGGAGAAAGGAGTCAAACTGAGGCTCACCATCATAGACACGCCAGGGTTCGGAGATGCCGTCAACAACACAGAAAG CTGGAGGCACATAGACGACTACATCGACCAGCAGTTTGAACAGTACTTCAGAGACGAGAGCGGGCTGAACAGAAGAAACATTCAGGACAACAGAGTCCACTGCTGCCTCTACTTCATCTCACCGTTCGGACATGG CCTTCGACCTCTGGATGTGGACTGTATGAGGGCGCTTCATGAAAAAGTCAACATAATTCCTGTGTTGGCCAAAGCTGACAGCCTGACACCAGCAGAGGTCTGCAGAAAGAAGATGAAG ATCAGGGAGGAGATCAAGCAGTTTGGGATAAACATCTACCAGTTTCCTGAATGTGATTCAGATGAGGACGAAGACTTCAAGACACAGGAACAGATACTTAAG AACAGCATCCCATTTGCTGTGATTGGGAGTAACGTACAGGTGGAGAGTAAAGGTCGAAAGTTCAGGGGTCGCGTCTATCCCTGGGGCGTGGTAGAAG TGGAGAACCCGGCTCACTCCGACTTCCTGCTGCTGAGGAACATGCTGGTGAGGACGCACATGCAGGATCTGAAGGACGTGACGCGGGAAATTCACTATGAGAACTACAGAGCTCAGTGCATCCAGAACATGACACGCATGGTGGTGCTGGAGAGGAAACgcag TTTGCGTGAGAAATATCGGGACGGTAGTGAGGCAGACTTTCCTCTGCCTCTGGCCGTCGCTGACACTGAGAAGGAAAGACTGATCTATGAAAAGGATGAAGag ctgAGAAAGATGCAGGAGGTGCTGGAGCGGATTCAGGAGCAGATGCAGCACAGTCATAGAAGTGGCTGCTGA
- the mntb gene encoding MAX network transcriptional repressor b isoform X2, which produces MVPVVTATTSVPPLPLKTPIAAAAATLNSSPPVKNSSSPPPQPATRQLLCSPQIKVEPSEQLIDVKPGASQLQVQIKYPAPISTNGSQHALVPHQAPLTPQPQPNGMTMEEMKGMEGKRRPGGAGTREVHNKLEKNRRAHLKECFETLKKNVPNIDEKKTSNLSVLRSALRYIQTLKRKEKEYEHEMERLAREKIATQQRLAELKNELSQNMDAIEIDRVLRQTIQPEDDQASTSTASEGEDNYEQDMDEDVPAPPAPTPLPKPAPPILQAQPLITPHLAIQHTTLPILTSASPVGPPPPQAIAPAPAPGQPPPPPPHPIQPPAMQVQPTVIAHATVSHASVIQAVNNALPTNHKHLTHIAPSPGPNSSTPQPITAAPAAPATATHQPITAQPIGHITVHPVAHLGSPLASHLPTLYPQGMSVSQPTMVGHIAHTFTHHTLPHVQANPQTNTNGAQVNSATVVSQGSPSLGKPTAVLAPHPQLVGQATVLNPVTMVTVPTFPVSTLKLA; this is translated from the exons ATGGTGCCGGTTGTCACCGCGACAACTTCAGTCCCGCCCCTTCCGCTCAAAACGCCAATTGCTGCTGCAGCAGCGACGCTCAACAGCTCCCCGCCAGTCAAGAACTCTTCCTCCCCTCCACCTCAGCCAGCGACTCGTCAACTGTTGTGCTCCCCTCAGATCAAAGTGGAACCCAGTGAGCAGCTGATAGATGTAAAGCCTGGAGCATCACAGCTTCAGGTTCAGATCAAGTACCCGGCCCCCATCAGCACTAATGGCTCCCAACACGCACTGGTTCCTCATCAGGCCCCACTCACACCTCAGCCACAGCCTAACGGGATGACCATGGAGGAAATGAAGGGAATGGAAGGGAAGAGGAGACCAGGAGG GGCGGGGACCAGAGAGGTGCACAATAAACTGGAGAAGAACAG GCGAGCGCACCTGAAGGAGTGTTTTGAGACACTGAAGAAAAATGTTCCGAACATTGATGAGAAGAAAACGTCCAACCTCAGTGTTCTCCGCAGCGCTTTGCGTTACATACAG ACTCTGAAGCGCAAGGAGAAGGAGTACGAGCACGAGATGGAGCGTCTGGCTCGAGAGAAGATCGCAACGCAGCAGCGGCTGGCCGAGCTGAAGAACGAGCTCAGCCAGAACATGGACGCCATAGAAATCGACAGAGTCCTCAGACAGACCATCCAGCCAGAGGACGACCAGGCGTCCACGTCCACGGCCTCAG AAGGAGAAGATAATTATGAGCAGGACATGGACGAGGACGTTCCCGCCCCTCCTGCTCCCACGCCCCTCCCCAAACCGGCTCCTCCCATTTTACAAGCTCAGCCGCTCATCACCCCTCACCTGGCGATCCAGCACACCACACTGCCTATCCTCACCAGCGCCTCCCCCGTGGGTCCTCCTCCACCTCAAGCCATTGCCCCTGCTCCAGCCCCGGGTCAACCCCCACCGCCACCTCCTCATCCTATCCAGCCCCCAGCCATGCAGGTCCAGCCCACCGTCATCGCTCACGCCACTGTGTCCCATGCTTCAGTCATCCAGGCTGTCAATAATGCCCTTCCCACCAATCACAAACACCTAACGCATATCGCTCCATCACCTGGCCCCAACTCTTCCACACCTCAGCCGATCACAGCGGCTCCGGCTGCCCCTGCCACCGCCACTCACCAGCCAATAACTGCCCAGCCCATCGGACACATCACCGTCCATCCGGTGGCCCACCTGGGCTCTCCTTTGGCATCCCACCTCCCGACTCTCTACCCCCAGGGCATGTCTGTGTCCCAGCCCACGATGGTGGGCCACATCGCCCACACCTTCACCCACCACACCCTTCCTCACGTCCAGGCCAATCCTCAAACTAACACTAACGGCGCCCAGGTGAACAGCGCGACTGTGGTGAGCCAGGGAAGCCCGTCGCTAGGGAAACCCACAGCAGTGCTGGCCCCCCACCCACAGCTGGTTGGACAGGCTACTGTCCTGAACCCTGTCACCATGGTTACAGTCCCAACCTTTCCCGTCAGCACGCTCAAACTGGCCTGA
- the mntb gene encoding MAX network transcriptional repressor b isoform X1 produces the protein MSIDTLLEAARYLEWQAQQQQQTTREEEQLEDKELIRREAESKHVELVASPSQPVGANHVTWGDETHRQQPHHLPVPPPPSLPTRQLPIAVIPMVPVVTATTSVPPLPLKTPIAAAAATLNSSPPVKNSSSPPPQPATRQLLCSPQIKVEPSEQLIDVKPGASQLQVQIKYPAPISTNGSQHALVPHQAPLTPQPQPNGMTMEEMKGMEGKRRPGGAGTREVHNKLEKNRRAHLKECFETLKKNVPNIDEKKTSNLSVLRSALRYIQTLKRKEKEYEHEMERLAREKIATQQRLAELKNELSQNMDAIEIDRVLRQTIQPEDDQASTSTASEGEDNYEQDMDEDVPAPPAPTPLPKPAPPILQAQPLITPHLAIQHTTLPILTSASPVGPPPPQAIAPAPAPGQPPPPPPHPIQPPAMQVQPTVIAHATVSHASVIQAVNNALPTNHKHLTHIAPSPGPNSSTPQPITAAPAAPATATHQPITAQPIGHITVHPVAHLGSPLASHLPTLYPQGMSVSQPTMVGHIAHTFTHHTLPHVQANPQTNTNGAQVNSATVVSQGSPSLGKPTAVLAPHPQLVGQATVLNPVTMVTVPTFPVSTLKLA, from the exons ATGAGCATCGATACGCTTCTGGAGGCGGCCAGGTATCTGGAATGGCAAGCCCAGCAGCAACAACAGACCACACGTG AAGAAGAGCAACTTGAAGACAAGGAGCTCATCAGAAGGGAGGCGGAGTCAAAGCATGTGGAACTTGTGGCTTCACCATCTCAGCCAGTAGGAGCCAATCATGTCACCTGGGGTGATGAAACTCACCGTCAACAGCCGCATCACCTTCCTGTCCCACCGCCCCCGTCTCTACCTACTCGTCAACTCCCCATTGCAGTCATCCCAATGGTGCCGGTTGTCACCGCGACAACTTCAGTCCCGCCCCTTCCGCTCAAAACGCCAATTGCTGCTGCAGCAGCGACGCTCAACAGCTCCCCGCCAGTCAAGAACTCTTCCTCCCCTCCACCTCAGCCAGCGACTCGTCAACTGTTGTGCTCCCCTCAGATCAAAGTGGAACCCAGTGAGCAGCTGATAGATGTAAAGCCTGGAGCATCACAGCTTCAGGTTCAGATCAAGTACCCGGCCCCCATCAGCACTAATGGCTCCCAACACGCACTGGTTCCTCATCAGGCCCCACTCACACCTCAGCCACAGCCTAACGGGATGACCATGGAGGAAATGAAGGGAATGGAAGGGAAGAGGAGACCAGGAGG GGCGGGGACCAGAGAGGTGCACAATAAACTGGAGAAGAACAG GCGAGCGCACCTGAAGGAGTGTTTTGAGACACTGAAGAAAAATGTTCCGAACATTGATGAGAAGAAAACGTCCAACCTCAGTGTTCTCCGCAGCGCTTTGCGTTACATACAG ACTCTGAAGCGCAAGGAGAAGGAGTACGAGCACGAGATGGAGCGTCTGGCTCGAGAGAAGATCGCAACGCAGCAGCGGCTGGCCGAGCTGAAGAACGAGCTCAGCCAGAACATGGACGCCATAGAAATCGACAGAGTCCTCAGACAGACCATCCAGCCAGAGGACGACCAGGCGTCCACGTCCACGGCCTCAG AAGGAGAAGATAATTATGAGCAGGACATGGACGAGGACGTTCCCGCCCCTCCTGCTCCCACGCCCCTCCCCAAACCGGCTCCTCCCATTTTACAAGCTCAGCCGCTCATCACCCCTCACCTGGCGATCCAGCACACCACACTGCCTATCCTCACCAGCGCCTCCCCCGTGGGTCCTCCTCCACCTCAAGCCATTGCCCCTGCTCCAGCCCCGGGTCAACCCCCACCGCCACCTCCTCATCCTATCCAGCCCCCAGCCATGCAGGTCCAGCCCACCGTCATCGCTCACGCCACTGTGTCCCATGCTTCAGTCATCCAGGCTGTCAATAATGCCCTTCCCACCAATCACAAACACCTAACGCATATCGCTCCATCACCTGGCCCCAACTCTTCCACACCTCAGCCGATCACAGCGGCTCCGGCTGCCCCTGCCACCGCCACTCACCAGCCAATAACTGCCCAGCCCATCGGACACATCACCGTCCATCCGGTGGCCCACCTGGGCTCTCCTTTGGCATCCCACCTCCCGACTCTCTACCCCCAGGGCATGTCTGTGTCCCAGCCCACGATGGTGGGCCACATCGCCCACACCTTCACCCACCACACCCTTCCTCACGTCCAGGCCAATCCTCAAACTAACACTAACGGCGCCCAGGTGAACAGCGCGACTGTGGTGAGCCAGGGAAGCCCGTCGCTAGGGAAACCCACAGCAGTGCTGGCCCCCCACCCACAGCTGGTTGGACAGGCTACTGTCCTGAACCCTGTCACCATGGTTACAGTCCCAACCTTTCCCGTCAGCACGCTCAAACTGGCCTGA